The following proteins are co-located in the Clostridiales bacterium genome:
- a CDS encoding undecaprenyl diphosphate synthase family protein: MKFKRIPDHIGVIPDGNRRWAVGKGMEKKDGYHYGVSPGFQLYELCRDLGVKELTLYGFTTDNTKRPAVQKEAFQKACVDAVMDLADRDAELLVVGNADSPCFPEELIPFTNRVKFGEGSIKVNFLVNYGWEWDLNHQGGLASKDISRMDLIIRWGGRRRLSGFLPIQSVYADMYVLDELWPDFVPEQFFKALDWYQVQDVTLGG, translated from the coding sequence ATGAAATTTAAAAGAATTCCCGACCATATCGGTGTAATACCTGACGGTAACCGTAGATGGGCAGTAGGAAAAGGAATGGAAAAAAAGGATGGATACCACTATGGTGTCAGCCCTGGATTCCAACTTTATGAACTGTGCCGGGATTTGGGGGTAAAAGAACTTACTCTCTACGGGTTTACAACCGACAACACAAAGAGACCAGCCGTCCAGAAGGAAGCGTTTCAGAAGGCCTGTGTAGATGCGGTAATGGATCTTGCAGACAGGGATGCGGAGCTTCTGGTGGTGGGAAATGCTGACTCGCCTTGTTTTCCTGAAGAATTGATCCCATTTACCAATCGGGTTAAATTCGGAGAAGGCAGTATCAAAGTCAATTTTCTCGTAAACTATGGCTGGGAATGGGATTTGAATCATCAAGGCGGATTGGCATCAAAGGATATTTCCAGAATGGACTTAATTATTCGCTGGGGAGGCAGGCGCAGGCTAAGCGGCTTTCTTCCGATACAGTCTGTTTACGCCGATATGTATGTGCTGGACGAGCTGTGGCCGGACTTCGTACCAGAGCAATTTTTTAAAGCGTTGGATTGGTATCAGGTCCAGGATGTCACCTTGGGTGGCTGA
- a CDS encoding flavin reductase family protein, giving the protein MMKKKISNIPFGPYIAVLAGAIVDGKPNYATIGAYGVVSQKPVLYISLKNSHCTTKGVLESGFFSVNIPSSDQVEKTDYCGTVSGNQADKSQVFESFYDEAGTAPMICACPVNYLCKVTQTIPIFDFTMFLGEIVAVYAKEDCLSGEKPDGLKVDPIVLMNHGYFDLKSRIGTIFTACSGNK; this is encoded by the coding sequence ATCATGAAAAAAAAGATCTCAAACATACCTTTTGGCCCTTATATCGCTGTCCTGGCTGGTGCAATTGTTGATGGCAAGCCAAACTACGCAACAATCGGAGCATACGGTGTTGTCAGCCAGAAACCGGTTCTCTATATTTCACTGAAAAACTCCCATTGCACGACAAAGGGAGTGTTGGAAAGCGGATTTTTTTCGGTGAATATTCCATCCTCTGATCAGGTTGAAAAAACGGATTATTGCGGCACAGTCTCGGGAAACCAAGCCGATAAGTCTCAGGTTTTCGAATCCTTCTATGACGAAGCGGGAACTGCACCCATGATCTGTGCCTGTCCGGTAAATTACCTTTGCAAAGTAACTCAAACCATCCCTATCTTTGATTTCACCATGTTCCTTGGGGAGATCGTTGCGGTCTATGCAAAGGAGGATTGTTTGTCTGGCGAAAAGCCTGACGGACTGAAAGTAGATCCAATCGTATTAATGAATCATGGATACTTTGACCTGAAGAGTCGAATCGGTACCATATTTACAGCATGCAGCGGAAATAAATAA
- the namA gene encoding NADPH dehydrogenase NamA — MKKLFTEYQIKNLTFKNRIVMPPMCMYCAPETGLVTDWHVVHYGSRAVGGSGLITVEATGIAPEGRLTSNDLGIWDDSHIEGLSRIVSAIHDGGAMAAIQINHGGRKCEAKGMQIEAPSPIPYEEGGTVPREMTKQDIANTVMEFKNAAIRADKAGFDLIQIHAAHGYLLSEFLSPLTNKRTDEYGGSYENRVRFLGEVLDAVREVWSAEKPIEVRISAEDYQEGGNKAEDLAAMLNLVKHKGIDAVNVSTGGVVAVVPKTYPGYQTSHAEKIKRLTSLPTSCGGLITKAEEAESILQEGKGELVYLGRELLRNPYWPFYAAHELNCDVSWPKQYERAKPRK, encoded by the coding sequence ATGAAAAAGCTCTTTACCGAGTATCAAATCAAAAACCTAACCTTCAAAAACCGGATTGTCATGCCGCCAATGTGTATGTATTGCGCACCTGAAACTGGCCTGGTTACCGATTGGCATGTGGTACACTACGGATCAAGAGCGGTAGGGGGGTCAGGCCTGATTACAGTAGAGGCAACAGGAATAGCGCCCGAAGGCAGATTGACCTCAAACGATTTGGGAATATGGGATGATTCTCATATCGAAGGCTTGTCTAGAATTGTGTCAGCTATCCACGATGGAGGCGCAATGGCAGCAATTCAGATCAATCATGGCGGAAGGAAGTGCGAAGCCAAGGGTATGCAGATTGAAGCACCCTCCCCTATTCCCTACGAGGAGGGAGGAACGGTACCAAGAGAGATGACGAAGCAGGATATTGCTAATACGGTAATGGAATTCAAAAATGCGGCAATACGGGCGGATAAAGCTGGATTTGACCTGATTCAGATCCATGCTGCGCATGGCTACCTGCTCAGTGAGTTTCTGTCTCCGCTAACCAATAAAAGGACCGATGAGTACGGTGGCAGCTATGAGAATAGGGTACGTTTCTTGGGGGAAGTTTTGGATGCGGTTCGTGAGGTATGGTCTGCTGAAAAACCGATTGAGGTTCGTATCAGTGCAGAGGATTATCAGGAGGGAGGCAATAAAGCGGAAGATCTGGCGGCAATGCTGAATCTGGTGAAGCATAAGGGAATTGACGCGGTCAATGTAAGTACCGGCGGGGTTGTTGCAGTTGTTCCGAAAACCTATCCTGGGTATCAGACCTCACATGCAGAGAAAATAAAAAGACTTACCTCCCTTCCGACTAGCTGCGGCGGATTGATTACAAAAGCAGAAGAAGCCGAGAGTATACTGCAGGAGGGAAAAGGAGAACTTGTCTATCTGGGGCGTGAGCTGCTAAGAAATCCATACTGGCCTTTTTATGCGGCACATGAGCTGAATTGTGATGTTTCTTGGCCCAAGCAGTATGAACGAGCAAAACCCAGAAAATAA
- a CDS encoding QueT transporter family protein, with translation MKGAFFMPGIKFLTTKQITISAIVIAAYIAVMFTTQSFAFGQYQIRIATSIYALAAIYPFLILPMGLANFLSNTLMGGLGLPDMIGGFIAGILTAGSCWYMKKISVYLVALPILLVPTLLVPIWLSYLLQVPYQVLVISIGLGQILPAVTGVFIVKYLEKPLTRLTN, from the coding sequence ATGAAAGGAGCATTTTTTATGCCTGGAATCAAATTTTTAACAACAAAACAAATTACCATTTCCGCTATCGTTATCGCGGCATACATTGCCGTAATGTTTACCACTCAAAGTTTTGCCTTCGGCCAATATCAGATTAGAATTGCCACGAGTATCTACGCTCTGGCAGCCATTTATCCATTTTTGATTCTGCCCATGGGGCTGGCTAACTTTTTAAGCAATACTTTGATGGGAGGCCTTGGCCTCCCTGATATGATCGGGGGATTCATTGCAGGAATTCTTACAGCTGGGAGCTGCTGGTATATGAAAAAGATCAGCGTTTATCTTGTCGCCCTTCCAATTCTGCTCGTCCCCACTCTTTTGGTTCCAATCTGGCTGTCTTATCTGCTTCAGGTGCCTTATCAAGTACTTGTTATAAGCATCGGACTAGGCCAGATTCTTCCTGCTGTAACAGGGGTTTTCATCGTAAAATATTTAGAAAAACCGCTGACAAGACTCACCAATTAA
- the queF gene encoding NADPH-dependent 7-cyano-7-deazaguanine reductase QueF: MNQINGITLLGNQKVDYQFSYTPEILETFENKHQDNNYFVKFNCPEFTSLCPITGQPDFAVIYISYIPDVLMVESKSLKLYLFSFRNHGDFHEDCMNIIMKDLIKLMDPKYIEVWGKFTPRGGISIDPYCNYGRKGTEWETLAKNRLYQHDMYPEKVDNR; encoded by the coding sequence ATGAATCAGATTAACGGGATTACACTTTTAGGAAATCAGAAGGTTGACTACCAGTTCTCCTACACTCCCGAAATACTGGAGACCTTTGAAAATAAGCATCAGGACAATAACTACTTCGTGAAATTCAATTGTCCGGAATTCACAAGTCTTTGCCCCATAACCGGACAGCCCGATTTTGCAGTCATTTACATCTCCTATATTCCTGATGTTCTGATGGTGGAAAGCAAATCCTTGAAACTATATCTTTTCAGCTTCAGAAATCATGGAGACTTTCATGAGGACTGTATGAATATAATTATGAAGGATCTCATCAAGCTGATGGATCCCAAGTATATCGAGGTATGGGGGAAATTCACCCCCCGCGGAGGGATCTCTATCGACCCATACTGCAATTATGGCCGAAAAGGTACCGAATGGGAGACCCTTGCGAAAAATCGGCTGTATCAGCACGATATGTACCCTGAGAAGGTCGATAACAGGTAA